In Zingiber officinale cultivar Zhangliang chromosome 3B, Zo_v1.1, whole genome shotgun sequence, a single window of DNA contains:
- the LOC121967283 gene encoding receptor-like protein 4 isoform X1 — translation MPPRSLVYRCFLLSTILSAIGTAAAQNGEPYSMRISCGSQQDVTTSPTSTLWHRDFGYTGGKSANAKIPSYIEPHLTTLRYFPLSDGPENCYTIGNITRGHYQVRLFFALINDSNYDSEPIFDVSIEGTQIYSLQSGWSTTDEQSFVDALVFANNTSLTTCFHSTGHGDPSILTIEILQVDDDAYGIGPIWSKGTVLRTARRLTCGTGKSAYDEDYGGNHWGGDRFWLGVSSFADSSHSISTEHNITRASVSPNYYSEMLYQSAIVGDDLQPDLSFQMDLDPNNNYSLWLHFCEIDPGITKEQQRVFDIVINGDVAFESVDIISMAGGSHVALVLNKTVQMSGRTLTVELRCADGSHAIISAIEVLEVILAEFKTSAEEVNALQILKSSLGLPRRFGWHGDPCVPQEHPWSVVECQFDSASNNWVIYGLGLDNQGLKGSLPDDIATLQHLQNLNLSENSLFGSIPSSLGNITGLQILDLSYNQLNGSIPESLGQLTLLQILNLNGNLLSGRVPASLGGAPLHRASFNFTGNAGLCGIPGLPACGPHLSPGAKLGIAFGALFAFLLALVIVLVWWKRRENILRAQMIAAAREAPYAKARTHFTRDVQMAKHHRKHESAAQNHTESGSNLIL, via the exons ATGCCTCCTAGGTCTCTTGTTTACCGGTGTTTCCTTCTCTCCACCATTTTATCTGCTATTGGGACTGCAGCTGCTCAAAATG GAGAACCATACTCAATGCGCATAAGCTGTGGATCTCAACAGGATGTTACTACTAGTCCTACAAGTACCTTATGGCACAGAGACTTTGGTTATACTGGTGGAAAATCGGCGAACGCCAAGATTCCTAGTTATATCGAACCTCATCTGACCACTCTTCGGTATTTTCCTCTGTCGGATGGCCCTGAGAACTGCTACACCATTGGTAACATCACTAGAGGTCATTACCAAGTGAGATTGTTTTTTGCGCTCATCAACGATTCAAACTATGACAGTGAACCCATTTTCGATGTATCCATAGAAGGGACCCAAATCTACTCTTTGCAGTCTGGTTGGAGCACCACTGATGAGCAGTCATTTGTGGATGCTTTGGTATTTGCTAACAACACATCTTTGACTACCTGTTTTCATAGCACTGGCCATGGTGATCCATCCATTCTCACAATTGAGATCCTTCAAGTAGATGACGATGCTTATGGTATCGGTCCGATATGGAGTAAGGGGACAGTTCTTAGAACAGCAAGAAGATTGACATGTGGTACTGGGAAGTCGGCATATGACGAAGATTACGGGGGCAACCATTGGGGTGGTGATAGATTCTGGTTAGGAGTTTCATCATTTGCAGATTCTAGTCACTCAATCTCGACCGAACATAATATCACTCGCGCATCAGTTTCGCCAAACTACTACTCAGAGATGCTATATCAATCTGCCATTGTAGGGGATGATCTACAGCCTGATTTATCATTCCAAATGGACCTTGATCCAAATAATAACTACTCATTGTGGCTTCACTTTTGTGAGATTGATCCGGGAATAACTAAAGAACAGCAAAGAGTTTTCGACATAGTGATAAATGGTGATGTTGCTTTTGAAAGTGTTGACATTATTAGTATGGCAGGGGGAAGTCATGTAGCCCTTGTGCTGAATAAAACTGTCCAGATGAGTGGAAGGACACTCACAGTTGAGCTACGCTGTGCGGATGGAAGTCATGCAATCATAAGTGCAATTGAGGTTCTTGAGGTTATTTTGGCAGAGTTTAAAACTTCAGCTGAGGAAG TGAATGCTTTGCAAATTTTGAAGAGCTCTTTGGGGCTTCCAAGACGTTTTGGCTGGCACGGTGATCCATGTGTTCCTCAAGAACATCCATGGAGTGTAGTTGAATGCCAATTCGACAGCGCTAGTAACAATTGGGTCATCTACGGATT AGGTCTTGATAATCAAGGATTGAAAGGTTCCTTGCCTGATGATATTGCTACGTTGCAACATTTGCAGAACTT AAACTTAAGCGAGAACTCCCTATTTGGGTCAATACCATCCTCTCTTGGCAATATTACTGGGTTGCAAATACT AGACCTCTCCTACAACCAATTGAATGGATCAATTCCAGAGAGCCTTGGCCAGCTAACGTTGTTACAGATTCT AAATCTCAATGGAAACCTTTTATCCGGAAGAGTTCCTGCAAGCCTCGGAGGAGCTCCACTGCACCGGGCTAGCTTCAA TTTTACTGGTAATGCAGGTCTCTGTGGAATTCCTGGATTGCCAGCTTGTGGCCCTCATCTATCTCCTGGAGCTAAACTTGGCATTGCATTTGGGGCTTTGTTTGCATTCCTTCTAGCACTTGTTATCGTTCTCGTCTGGTGGAAACGAAGAGAGAACATCCTTCGCGCCCAAATGATAGCCGCCG CAAGAGAAGCACCCTACGCCAAAGCAAGAACACATTTTACGCGCGATGTTCAAATGGCGAAGCATCATCGAAAACACGAATCAGCTGCTCAGAATCACACTGAGAGCGGATCCAACTTGATCTTATAA
- the LOC121967283 gene encoding receptor-like protein 4 isoform X2 translates to MPPRSLVYRCFLLSTILSAIGTAAAQNGEPYSMRISCGSQQDVTTSPTSTLWHRDFGYTGGKSANAKIPSYIEPHLTTLRYFPLSDGPENCYTIGNITRGHYQVRLFFALINDSNYDSEPIFDVSIEGTQIYSLQSGWSTTDEQSFVDALVFANNTSLTTCFHSTGHGDPSILTIEILQVDDDAYGIGPIWSKGTVLRTARRLTCGTGKSAYDEDYGGNHWGGDRFWLGVSSFADSSHSISTEHNITRASVSPNYYSEMLYQSAIVGDDLQPDLSFQMDLDPNNNYSLWLHFCEIDPGITKEQQRVFDIVINGDVAFESVDIISMAGGSHVALVLNKTVQMSGRTLTVELRCADGSHAIISAIEVLEVILAEFKTSAEEVNALQILKSSLGLPRRFGWHGDPCVPQEHPWSVVECQFDSASNNWVIYGLGLDNQGLKGSLPDDIATLQHLQNLNLSENSLFGSIPSSLGNITGLQILDLSYNQLNGSIPESLGQLTLLQILNLNGNLLSGRVPASLGGAPLHRASFNFTGNAGLCGIPGLPACGPHLSPGAKLGIAFGALFAFLLALVIVLVWWKRRENILRAQMIAAEKHPTPKQEHILRAMFKWRSIIENTNQLLRITLRADPT, encoded by the exons ATGCCTCCTAGGTCTCTTGTTTACCGGTGTTTCCTTCTCTCCACCATTTTATCTGCTATTGGGACTGCAGCTGCTCAAAATG GAGAACCATACTCAATGCGCATAAGCTGTGGATCTCAACAGGATGTTACTACTAGTCCTACAAGTACCTTATGGCACAGAGACTTTGGTTATACTGGTGGAAAATCGGCGAACGCCAAGATTCCTAGTTATATCGAACCTCATCTGACCACTCTTCGGTATTTTCCTCTGTCGGATGGCCCTGAGAACTGCTACACCATTGGTAACATCACTAGAGGTCATTACCAAGTGAGATTGTTTTTTGCGCTCATCAACGATTCAAACTATGACAGTGAACCCATTTTCGATGTATCCATAGAAGGGACCCAAATCTACTCTTTGCAGTCTGGTTGGAGCACCACTGATGAGCAGTCATTTGTGGATGCTTTGGTATTTGCTAACAACACATCTTTGACTACCTGTTTTCATAGCACTGGCCATGGTGATCCATCCATTCTCACAATTGAGATCCTTCAAGTAGATGACGATGCTTATGGTATCGGTCCGATATGGAGTAAGGGGACAGTTCTTAGAACAGCAAGAAGATTGACATGTGGTACTGGGAAGTCGGCATATGACGAAGATTACGGGGGCAACCATTGGGGTGGTGATAGATTCTGGTTAGGAGTTTCATCATTTGCAGATTCTAGTCACTCAATCTCGACCGAACATAATATCACTCGCGCATCAGTTTCGCCAAACTACTACTCAGAGATGCTATATCAATCTGCCATTGTAGGGGATGATCTACAGCCTGATTTATCATTCCAAATGGACCTTGATCCAAATAATAACTACTCATTGTGGCTTCACTTTTGTGAGATTGATCCGGGAATAACTAAAGAACAGCAAAGAGTTTTCGACATAGTGATAAATGGTGATGTTGCTTTTGAAAGTGTTGACATTATTAGTATGGCAGGGGGAAGTCATGTAGCCCTTGTGCTGAATAAAACTGTCCAGATGAGTGGAAGGACACTCACAGTTGAGCTACGCTGTGCGGATGGAAGTCATGCAATCATAAGTGCAATTGAGGTTCTTGAGGTTATTTTGGCAGAGTTTAAAACTTCAGCTGAGGAAG TGAATGCTTTGCAAATTTTGAAGAGCTCTTTGGGGCTTCCAAGACGTTTTGGCTGGCACGGTGATCCATGTGTTCCTCAAGAACATCCATGGAGTGTAGTTGAATGCCAATTCGACAGCGCTAGTAACAATTGGGTCATCTACGGATT AGGTCTTGATAATCAAGGATTGAAAGGTTCCTTGCCTGATGATATTGCTACGTTGCAACATTTGCAGAACTT AAACTTAAGCGAGAACTCCCTATTTGGGTCAATACCATCCTCTCTTGGCAATATTACTGGGTTGCAAATACT AGACCTCTCCTACAACCAATTGAATGGATCAATTCCAGAGAGCCTTGGCCAGCTAACGTTGTTACAGATTCT AAATCTCAATGGAAACCTTTTATCCGGAAGAGTTCCTGCAAGCCTCGGAGGAGCTCCACTGCACCGGGCTAGCTTCAA TTTTACTGGTAATGCAGGTCTCTGTGGAATTCCTGGATTGCCAGCTTGTGGCCCTCATCTATCTCCTGGAGCTAAACTTGGCATTGCATTTGGGGCTTTGTTTGCATTCCTTCTAGCACTTGTTATCGTTCTCGTCTGGTGGAAACGAAGAGAGAACATCCTTCGCGCCCAAATGATAGCCGCCG AGAAGCACCCTACGCCAAAGCAAGAACACATTTTACGCGCGATGTTCAAATGGCGAAGCATCATCGAAAACACGAATCAGCTGCTCAGAATCACACTGAGAGCGGATCCAACTTGA